The proteins below come from a single Papaver somniferum cultivar HN1 chromosome 11, ASM357369v1, whole genome shotgun sequence genomic window:
- the LOC113322389 gene encoding probable glycosyltransferase At5g03795 — translation MPSLISPSTPTFSSSASSKLQWVVISSILIIGFVIMISNKNPDCLSENNGGKTSPHAVTTHNQENENGEALLLSSSSSSSFRRTDNSRILSEQLSKLQGLEEGLARARSGIRNAARNQTSHGEDKNSIYRNAGEFHWSYSKMEKMFKIYVYEGLYSTEGMFINGIETSKQLRTRDPDRAHVYFLPFSIKVMVRYLYESDSQDIEPIKRTITEYVDVIARKYPYWNRSSGADHSMLSCHDWGPRTSSSIPMLYKNSIRALCNANTSEGFNPSKDLSFPEINLRKGNLPVIVEGLPPSDRSILGFFAGRLHGNIRVILVQHWKYKDDKILVYEHLPAGISYGTMMRKSRFCLRPSGYEVASPRIVESFYSECVPVLISDHYVPPFSDVLNWNSFSVQVRVNEIPNLKTILMSITEERYLELHKNLKQVLKHFMVNDPPVRYDAFYMTIHSIWLRRLNIRINT, via the exons ATGCCCTCCTTAATATCTCCTTCTACACCAacattttcttcttctgcttcatcAAAGCTTCAATGGGTTGTTATAAGTTCGATACTGATAATTGGGTTTGTGATCATGATTAGTAACAAGAACCCTGATTGTCTGTCAGAAAATAATGGAGGTAAAACATCACCTCATGCTGTTACTACCCATAATCAAGAAAATGAAAACGGAGAAGCACTTCTGTTATCTTCGTCATCATCCTCGTCGTTTCGACGCACCGACAATTCTCGTATACTCTCAGAACAG TTGAGTAAATTACAAGGACTTGAAGAAGGTCTAGCAAGAGCTCGGTCTGGGATAAGAAATGCAGCTCGAAACCAAACATCACATGGAGAAGATAAAAATTCCATTTATAGGAATGCTGGTGAGTTTCACTG GAGCTACTCAAAAATGGAGAAAATGTTTAAGATCTATGTATACGAGGGCCTCTATTCAACAGAGGGAATGTTTATAAACGGGATAGAGACTAGTAAACAATTGCGAACACGGGATCCTGATAGAGCTCATGTCTACTTCCTCCCATTTAGCATCAAAGTGATGGTTCGTTATCTTTATGAGAGTGATTCTCAAGACATCGAGCCGATAAAACGTACCATTACGGAATATGTTGATGTCATTGCCAGAAAATATCCCTATTGGAACAGAAGCTCAGGAGCTGATCATTCCATGCTATCTTGCCACGATTGG GGTCCACGCACATCTTCCTCCATTCCAATGCTATACAAAAATTCAATTAGAGCTCTCTGTAATGCAAATACGTCCGAGGGGTTCAATCCCTCAAAAGATTTATCTTTTCCAGAAATCAATCTTCGCAAAGGTAATCTACCAGTTATAGTTGAGGGCTTACCGCCATCTGACCGTTCTATACTTGGTTTTTTTGCCGGGCGACTGCATGGAAATATCAGAGTCATACTAGTACAACACTGGAAATACAAAGATGATAAGATACTAGTCTATGAACACCTCCCAGCAGGAATCTCATACGGCACCATGATGAGAAAGAGCAGATTCTGCTTACGCCCAAGTGGCTATGAAGTCGCGAGCCCAAGAATTGTTGAATCATTTTACTCAGAATGTGTTCCAGTTCTGATATCTGACCATTATGTTCCCCCATTTAGTGACGTCCTCAATTGGAATTCTTTTTCAGTTCAGGTACGGGTAAATGAGATTCCGAACCTGAAAACAATACTAATGAGTATAACTGAGGAACGGTATTTGGAACTGCACAAGAACTTGAAGCAGGTTCTGAAACATTTTATGGTTAACGATCCTCCTGTTAGATATGATGCCTTTTATATGACTATTCATTCAATTTGGCTTAGGAGATTAAATATTAgaatcaacacttga